The nucleotide sequence GTGAGCTCCTCCCCTGGGTCTGTCTGTCAACATGTAGGACTCTTCTAGATCAAGGTGTgagaggaggagagccagcaggactgagacTGTTCTGCTGTGTGATGGCAGGTGTACCCCCGAATCCTCACTGTCTGTGTCTCTGCTCACATTGAGACACTCAGCCTCCGGCCTTGTCCTGGAAGGGCCTCCACCTTCTGATACTCCCCTTGATTCCAGTTCCTCCCAGCTCAACCCTTCCCCCTTGTCCCACCACCAGGACCCAGGGGTTCAGTCCTCATCTTCCCTGTCTTCCTTGAGGGGCTCTTGGATGGAAGGCTCCCccactcctcctcatccagccagtccgtgATACTTGAATATGGACCATGTTGAGACACAGGTCAACTGAGGAGTCCCACCCGCAGCCACTGTAGGAAGCTCTATGGTCCACAGGCCCCACACTTGGCTTctggaaggagacaaaggtcttgAGGGCTGCATGCAGCTCTTGGACTGTGCATTGGAGCACCCCAACTTAGAGGAACTAGACAAGCATTTCTGATTTCACCCTTGCTTTTTCATATTTGCTTCTGCTATTAGACAACATAGGGAGATCTATGGAGTAGTCCACAATTCAGTTGAATATAAATTGAATTCATATGCAGATGATATTCTTCTGATTGTTTCTAAACCTCATTTTACAGTTCCCATGTTTATGCTGATAGATGTCTTTGGTTAAATATCACAATACTCTGCAAACTGCAAAATTGACTTACCCATTCATTTAAGGAGTATCATTTCCACATTTGTTCGAAATCTATTAAATATTTAAGTATGGTGATACCAAAAGATACAACTCACTTTGTAACAtgtaatattgtgtgtgtgtgtgtgtgtgtgtgtgtgtgtgtgtgtgtgtgtgtgtgtaagagagagcgaTAGCAATAGCGCTTTCTTCAGACATTATTAGTTGGGAGTCATTAAACCTTCCTCTTTGGGCAAGAACATTAATAATACATCATAAATAGTTGATAAAGTCACAGTCCGGTATATCTTTTTAAGTTAGCCGATATTTAATGCTTCTTGAGGACATTTTCAGCCTGTTAtggttttttatattattttgtagCCCTTAGCAACTTTTGTCCCTAGGTGCTGTTTAATGGGCAAATAGGGAACCCAGTGAACTTTtctttccaatttttttaaaaaaccaaagaaTGATGATGCAAACTTGAAGCCCTAATAAAAGGACAATTATTTGGTTTATGAGTTGCTGTAACCCCATGTTCTGAACAAGACTCCTCCCCCTATGTCTTCGGAGGTTTGATCTTCATCTTGATAATGATGGATGAGTGTCTTTTCAAAACTTCAGAGACCTGCCTATCAATCTCTCATTGACCCTAGGAGAGAAATTCTTGGCAGTCAGATATTCTGACCACCTTTTATCACCAAATAATTATCCATGCTGGCAGATGAGCAAGCAATGGACTCTTTCCAGTTTGCCATGCTCCACTGGGAGTCCAAATGAGCATCTTTTTTGATCCCCTTGCAGGAGGGTGCCCTGGCTAGTGTGACCTTGTTCCCACCCTCCACAATCTAGGGCTTCCCACCACCTGTTTTCTATGGATTAAATGTGTCTCTGTGCATTTATTTTAGCAGTTCTGCCCTGCCTCTTATATGCCAGAGGGCCAGCTGGAACTGATCTAGGGTGGATTGACTTCCATTATGACAAGTTCTCCCATATCTAAGGAAGTCAGGAGACAGAGCTTCAGCTACAGAGAATCAGAGATAGCCCAGATGAAAGAGGGAGAATCTCTCCACTCCTCATGGTAGTGgaaaaagagcagcagcaaccGCAACTCCAGTCAGAGTCAAATAGGAGCTCATGGTAGAGATACTCAAGCAATGTTTATTTCAAGGAACTGACCATGGCTTTAAGACTAGAGAGGCTGCACTTCCCTTGTTGCTACCTCTGCTCAAAGATGTATTGGAAGCAGTCCTAATCCGTTTTCATTTAAATTAGTATTTTAATAACTGCCAAAGAGTATGATTTTTAAGAAGACAACACTCAAATGATGTCATGTTTTCCAagttaaaacagcacaattaaaagtAAAGCTTAGTCATTTAGACATATTTTAAATCCATCCGAGAAGGAGGCATAAACATTGTTTTCTGCAAGTTGAACCCAGGTGTGCACTAGCTGCATAGAAAGTAGTATTCTTTTGCTGAAACATGATGGATACGCCATTTGCCAGATTCAGAATCTGATCGAACACTAGCtgtaaatcatcaaaccatcacaGAACAAGATCAAATACCATCCTTTGATTTTGTCATTAGATCCTCCTTTGTATTCAGATCAGGCCTGACTACAattatgtagcacttgggaaagaagatgcagcccagaagtccagcactggaggccaagatagagaagatctgcacggacACCATGTACTTCCCCTTTGTGCTCAGATAGGAGggcacaaaggagacccaaacgctgcagaagaccagcatgctgaaggtgataagcttggcttcattgaaggccccaggcagcttcctagctaagaaagccactgtgaagcagatggaggccaggaagcccatgtagccaagggcagcgtaaaacatggcaacagacccttcattgcattgcaggatgatctctctgGGCTGGGAATGCATGTCAGACTCTGGAAAGGGTGGAGAGATTCCCAGCCAGATGATGCAGATGACAACTTGGAcaatggaacaggaaatgacaatagagttggccagactcttccccagccatctcctcatcgtgttccctggctttgtggccaggaaggctagcaccacagtgatggtttttgccaacacagaagagatggcaactgagaagatgatgctgaaggccattTGTCGGAGAAGACAGGTGGCTTTCCTTGGCTGGCCAATAAAAAGGAAGGAggacagaaagcaaagcaagagggaAACAAGGAGGATATAAGAGAGGTCCCTGttattggctttgactatgggagtttcatTATACTTAATGAAGATTCCTAACACAAAGCCTGCCGTTAGGGATAGAAAGATGGCCAAGGAAGCCAGGAGAACCCCCAAAtgttcttcataagccaggaaggtgATAGTCTTGGGGAGACATTGATCTCTGGCCTTGTTTGGATGTTGATCTTCTGGACACCTGGTACAATGTTCGGCATCTGGAAAGAAGAAGCATAATATCAACCATATATCCTCTGTACTGCATTTGAAGACAGTGATACCAAAGTAGTTCCCACTAGAAGAACATATAAAtatatgcaataaaaataattgtaTATGACTCAGgaattaatattaataatgtcAATGATAATGGACCACTTGAGGCAACTTGTATGCCATCCATTGGTGGGGGATGCCACAttagggtcatctaatccacctccttgcaatgcaggaatcttaactaaagcatccaggacagacgccatccaacatctgcttaataacctccaaggaaggagagtccatcattttcagagggagtttttcctgatgtttagtcaaaatctcctttcttgtaacttgaagacattggttcaggtcctacccactggaacaggagaaaacaatgtgacagccctttagatatttgaagatggctataacaCCATATATGGATGGGAAAACATCACGGAAAACAAACTGTCACACACTGGACTGGACAGAATAGGTATTACAGATAgagttcctcacttgaaactTTTAAATTACCTAATATACCAGCATGAATGAAATCACAATATTATAGCTGTTATATAAggaattattatttctaaatgtaATGTAATGGAACGCATTAAAAAGGTGGAAAAATGAAGCCATCAATTTTAATACGCAGGAAGGCCAGTTTAATTAAACTGTATAATTTGACATTGGAATCATTgtcattaataattgtattaatttgCTAAAATTGGTATTGTTTTAATGAGGCTGGTATTGGAAtgatattggaaaatcaataaatacatattttaaaaagaagaagatggcaATCACATCTCCTTTCACTTTCCTCttatccaggttaaacatacccaactccctcaactgttcctcataaggcttagtttccagagccTTTATTGTCTGGGTCAGCCTACTCTGCACACATTCCTGCTTCTCCATATCCTTTTTATATTTTAacacccagaactgggcacaatgttccaggtggggtctgaccaaggtagaatgGAGCATTGCTATTattttccttgatctggacactacacttctgttgatgcagcctagaacagcatgaGCTGTTTTTCCTTatgcatcacactattgactccTGTTAAACCTGTGGTCTACTAattccctagatccttttcagggGTACTAatggcaagccaggtgttccccatcttatatttgtacagCTGGTTATTCATGCCaaagtgcagaaccttatattaccccccccccttattgaaATTTATTTGGTTAATGTGGGCCCACTTCTCCAATCTGTATTGGAGTTATCATCACTTCTAAATTTCCCCCTGCATATTGAAATGAAGCGATTTCCTCTTCCTCAAGGGCAGCCCTTTCTGCTggcgtcacccaccttcctgagtggagatggtcccttctgcacagggaacacaatcatagcagcagagtGGCATTCCTTCCTGAACACGTTTGACCAATCCAGGGCTGCAACTTTCCACACACTTGGAAGGAGGCAAGGTCTAAGCAGCAAGCAGCAAAGAAATTGTGTTAGCCCTCTATTTCCGCGCCCCGCCCCCCATGGAAATGAGGCAGAGGCTTGGGAAGGCCCAGGATTCTCACGTGGACCTTGCAACTAATCATAAGGCTGAAAAGACCATCGCAATTGCGTAGTTGTTTGAGGTCCAGGTGGCCCAAGTGGTACTGAATGTGCATTTCTAGCTTTGGCCGGTTGGCTGGCCAAGGATGTTCCTGGTTAGGATTAGGCTGCTCTCAGTTATCCACGCTCTGCTAACCTTCTGGTTCTACTATTGTGGGGCTACTCATGAAGaagatctggaagctgcagctgctgtGAAGTGAAGCAGCCAGGCTGTACAGTGTCAGGGCAGCCAAGTGGGATAGATGAAGAAATGTGGGAAATGGCTCACTATCACAGTCTTTCATGCACACCAGGATGGAACGCAAACAGGATGCCCAGTTTTAGTTATTTTCTCACTAGGATGGGCAAGGTGAAAAATGCGCAGGACTTCTTCACTTCAAAGACCTTTCCCTTCTCTATGAAGAAGACTACTATTGAAACCCCCAAATTTCCCACTAGGCAGTTGTCTCTGTTAGTAGTCAGTTGGCACTGCAATCTCCAACAGAACTTATCTGTTGCACTCCAGAACAGTTGACTCCTACTTATGCACAGTTTGACAGAGATGCCATGCTAGATTGTCAAAATGTTCAAAGCTGATGTTGACaggcatttgaaggcagccccacATGAAGCAGGAGACCATGATTAGAGATTAGATAAAATGCAATAGATGGTATCTCACACCTTGTTGAGCCTTTTGGGCAACACATCAGCATCAATGGTGCAGTTTAGGTCTGAGGATCCCTGTCTCTTGATGctcccaaatctcactctaaggTAGGTCCAATTGGAAAACAGCACCCAGTTCACGATGTCCCAGTCAGCTCCCACTTCCCCGTTCTCATCCAAATACACTCCATCCATGGAAGAATTGTAAAACTGGGCATTTCCCAGGAAAGGGTGGAGCTAGAGTGGCAGAGAAAAGGGCAGTGTTTAGAATACGGGAAACAACAATGGCTATCCAACTCTGACCTTTCAATTCCTGGCTCTCCTCTGACTTTGATCTGGGTACAGATTCAAGTAGCTTTGAGTGTGGGCTACATTGAAatttatagggatgcgggtggcgctgtggtctaaaccactgagcctcttaggcttacCAATTGGAAGGtgaggcggttcaaatccccgcagctctgacccagctcctaccaaccaagcagttcaaaagcatgctggcgcaagtagataaataggtaccactgtgacgggaaagtaaacagtgtttccgtgcgccctga is from Podarcis muralis chromosome 2, rPodMur119.hap1.1, whole genome shotgun sequence and encodes:
- the LOC144326788 gene encoding vomeronasal type-2 receptor 26-like, producing the protein MIAMRKTGTCYWLFLSFLFAIRQINQNPRLLSNITLGYSIHDNFFHERMTYEALADLLSAGQVNVPNFNCGEQNQPLAVLEGADSDSQNSILISTMLGIYKIPQVSYAFVSRDLNDKREFPFFYRMVPQEDALYPGIVKLLLHFNWTFIGLLTQDTVNGERFVKTLTPLLTKSGICVAFSQGFILKLGINTLTFSSSQFIEWGQVNVFLYYVESIYLAAGLTIVKELIHVFKKSTAGKVLITTAMWDISINLKYSGLDYQHIRGIFSFFIVKNNWVQPDDFNHFFFAIKKFWEDSFHCSYVKHALSVKGRTRCREREDLEMLPQDDLERILSSDSHRIYNTVQAVAHSLHAAYSSRSKWRLKDSLEVQRLQPWQLHPFLGNAQFYNSSMDGVYLDENGEVGADWDIVNWVLFSNWTYLRVRFGSIKRQGSSDLNCTIDADVLPKRLNKTLPPSKCVESCSPGLVKRVQEGMPLCCYDCVPCAEGTISTQEDAEHCTRCPEDQHPNKARDQCLPKTITFLAYEEHLGVLLASLAIFLSLTAGFVLGIFIKYNETPIVKANNRDLSYILLVSLLLCFLSSFLFIGQPRKATCLLRQMAFSIIFSVAISSVLAKTITVVLAFLATKPGNTMRRWLGKSLANSIVISCSIVQVVICIIWLGISPPFPESDMHSQPREIILQCNEGSVAMFYAALGYMGFLASICFTVAFLARKLPGAFNEAKLITFSMLVFCSVWVSFVPSYLSTKGKYMVSVQIFSILASSAGLLGCIFFPKCYIIVVRPDLNTKEDLMTKSKDGI